In Argiope bruennichi chromosome 4, qqArgBrue1.1, whole genome shotgun sequence, a single window of DNA contains:
- the LOC129966759 gene encoding 60S ribosomal protein L8 produces the protein MGRVIRAQRKGAGSVFKSHTKHRKGAPKLRAVDYAERHGYIKGIVKEIIHDPGRGAPLAVVVFRDPYRYKQKKELFIAAEGMYTGQFIYCGKKAVLQVGNVLPVGTMPEGTIICNLEEKSGDRGRLARGSGNYATVISHNPDSKKTRVKLPSGAKKVLPSSNRAMVGIVAGGGRIDKPILKAGRAYHKYKAKRNSWPKVRGVAMNPVEHPHGGGNHQHIGKASTVRRDASAGRKVGLIAARRTGRIRGGKTSVHGKDD, from the exons ATGGGTCGTGTAATCAGAGCTCAACGTAAAGGTGCAGGTAGTGTGTTCAAATCCCATACGAAGCACAGAAAAGGTGCTCCAAAATTGCGTGCTGTAGATTATGCCGAGAGACATGGTTACATTAAAGGAATTGTCAAG GAAATTATTCACGACCCTGGTCGGGGTGCACCATTGGCAGTTGTCGTTTTCAGAGATCCATACAGATACAAGCAAAAGAAGGAATTATTTATTGCAGCTGAAGGAATGTACACAGGACAATTCATCTATTGTGgaaaaaaag CTGTTTTACAAGTTGGAAATGTATTGCCTGTCGGAACAATGCCTGAAGGTACTATTATTTGTAATCTTGAAGAAAAGTCTGGAGACCGTGGTCGTCTTGCCAGAGGCTCTGGAAATTATGCTACTGTAATTTCTCACAATCCAGATTCTAAAAAAACTAGAGTAAAATTGCCCTCTGGAGCAAAAAAAGTTCTGCCATCCTCTAACAGAGCTATGGTTG gtaTTGTAGCTGGAGGTGGTCGTATTGACAAACCTATATTGAAGGCTGGCAGAGCATATCATAAGTACAAGGCTAAGAGAAACTCATGGCCTAAAGTTAGAGGTGTAGCCATGAAC CCTGTTGAACATCCTCACGGTGGTGGTAACCATCAACATATTGGTAAAGCTTCAACTGTACGAAGAGATGCTTCTGCTGGTAGAAAG GTTGGTCTTATTGCTGCCCGTCGTACTGGTCGTATTCGTGGTGGCAAGACATCAGTACATGGAAAAGACGATTAG